The Cuculus canorus isolate bCucCan1 chromosome 3, bCucCan1.pri, whole genome shotgun sequence DNA window CTAGGGTGCCTGACTGAAGCAGGGTGTGTAGCTATGGAGAGGTGATCTCAAAGAGTCGTGGTCCTGATGAATGCTTGTCCTTTTGGGGACTGTCTCAGGCCCCCAGCTGATAGTCATGTTCTGCATCCATAGGGAAAGGAATTCAAGGAAGAAACAGCCCAGTAGATTTGTACAGGAGTAAAACTGTATTTAGGCTGTTGATTCAAAATTCTGCTGGTACATTCTAGTCTCTGAGACCACTGTCTTTGAGTGACGCAACATTGCAGGgagccacagagcagcaggaggaacaCTAGATGTGCTTGAGGGTGCCGCTTGGCATGGAGGGAGATGTGAGCACCATGGGTTGAGCAGTCACTGTTCGTGGTGTCATTGGTTTAGGCCTGCTGAGAATGTGGCAAAGGTAAGATAGAATTGATAGTCAGAACTGGaattagattttaaaacaaCCTGATGTGTGACAGATGTTTGTGATATACACAACGATATTGAGATCTCTTACAGAGTTGGATAGTTGAAATTACAGTGGTGTGTTTTAGTGGAGAACGCTTACGAGATGTCTgtaacagaagcagcagaaacagttaaggaggtggaggaaggaaCTGGAGAAATGTCACAGTGAACTGCACCACCGACAGGATATTGACTAGAAGCTTGAGAGTGAGTCAGCTGAGTGCTGGAGCCAGGTCAGTTGCCTCAGAAAGGGACTTGAGAAACATGTTTCTTCATGTGTTTCagatcctcagcacaggaaggacatgaatctgttggagtgagtccagaggagggccatgaagatggtccaagggctgaagcacctctcatgtgaggacaggttgagagagttggggagttgggcttgttcagcctggagaagagaaggcttcagggaggcCTTATAGCAGTCTTCCTGTACTTAAACGGAGGGGcgcctacaggaaagatggggagtgGCTCTTTAACAAGGAGTGCAGGGTTAAGATGAGGGGttgtggttttaagctgaaagaggggagatttaggtgagatattgggaagaaattttttcctttgagaatggtgaggcactggcataccttgccagagaagttgtggatgttccCTCCCaggaggcgttcaaggccaggttggttgaggctttgagcaacctgatccagtggaagatgtccgtgcccatggcagggggattggaactggatgggctttaaggtcccttccaacccaaaccattctgtgattctatgattcttttaatCAATGTGGCCTTATGGCTCATTCAGTGCAAAAGAGAACAGTGttatttaaaagcaacatttatttGGCACAAGAATAATAATCCAGAGCATACATGTACACTAAAGGTGACGTTGGATTGAATCCTGCAAGAGGTTGTGCATTTCTGTGTGGTGCTGAGCATCATTCATTCATTGTATTTACATTTGCAGATACTATGCAGGTACAAGGACATCTCAAATGATAAGTATAGGTCTGGAAATAAGAACTTGTACAGAATCAGAATGAAATAACCATCAATTCTGACTATGCCTTAAATCACTAGAAGAGAAGCTAAAATCCACGTGTGTTTCACAAGCAGGGGTCTGCCACTTTGGAAGGATTCCCTCACCCAGGAGATGTTAGCAGGTAGgttttcctctttgtcctgTTTCTGTCCTGGCATCTGCCTGGCAAATGTGAGGACCAAGTTTGTTCTATGAAGGACAGAAACGTGATTATATATTAGACCAAAGACACAAGCATCAGAGTCCTTGACAGCATCATTGCGTTACAGGGAAACTCCCCCATATTTATATAACTCTAGTTCCATAGACAAATAAATAGTTTTGTGTATGGCTGATTCCTTTGCAGAACAAACAGGCTTTGCTGGTGCTTCAGTTACAGGTATCTGTCTCTGACATATTTCTATCCTACCCCTGCACTGTCTGACTGAAAGCTGTGAAATCCTAGGAAGTCTCTCTGTGATGCAGCGGCTGTTCAGCATGGAGTGGCTCTCACTGGGAAAGCCAGGGAATCTGTAATTTAACTGAGGATGTGAGGGAAAGAGATGGATGGGGTTTGTCATTAAAAaccttaaatttaaaaaaaaaaaaatctatcttcCCAGAATAATTTCTAAACGCAggggtggggagcagggggaggatgagacttttttcctctttgtaagAAGAAGTGGATTTTTGGGAAATATTTGGGGTCCAGTAAAATCTATGAGGCAGACAtcagctaaaatattttaattgctggGGTTTTGCTTAGTCACTTTTTTGAAATATTGGAAAAACTGTGATTGAGAACGAGGATGGATTTTGTTTGTCTTAGGTGGATAACCCTTTTCTCACACACCTCTTTGCCttcagcacagaggaaaagcaggtggCGGATGCAGGTCAGCCAGTACTATGGAGGAGCTATAGGCCCTGTGTCTGCCGAGGGCATTCGCCACTGCAGCGAAGGACACCTGCTCTGGGCCCTCCCTGTACCAttgctgctgccagagagcCTTGCAGCACGATGGGTGCTTTTCTCTTGGCACCGGAGTGTCTTTGAGTGTCGGAGTCCCCAGCCCCTAATCTCATAGCTTTGTGTatttccctggagatgttgctGTTGGCCCCCAGACATAGTTCACAACCTCTTCTGGTGAAGCTGTTCTTTGTGACAGACCAGTGTCCCAACCACACCAAAATACAGTGATAAAGCCACATTTCCTCTTGAAAGTGCCTTTGTCATGCCCCAGCTTCAGCTAACATGGCAGCCCTATATCAGTGTGGTCTTGCTGCTGGGGTGCGACATGGACACTGCACCAGGGGGCTGTGTTTTCTCCACGCTTTCTTCTTAACAGGAGCTATGGTCTTCTGCAGAGAACAGCGTTACTGTCATGTCAAGATGTGAGGAAGGTGGCGTGTGTGTGGCCTTGTTGTGGCACGAAGAGTATCTTTGCACAAAAAGAAGGGCTTGTGACTTTGAACTTGGGGCACCATTGGTTTTCCTGCCCCAGTGCCTCAATTTTAGCTAGAAAACCTGCTCCAAAGCAGGGTGCTGCACGTGGTGGGGCTGCCAGGTGTTGTCAGGCCAAACAGTGTTAGCGAAGAGTATTTCAGGTGTACTACAGACCAGGAGCCAGGACACTGCTTGAGTGTGTCAGCATCTATGTCAATCTCCAGTGGGTATAGTGTGGAGAAGAGTCAGACTTGTGGCAGACCGCCTGCCTGGAGACACAGGCAATTCCAACAGCGGGAGCAGAGATTCCGTAACAGCAGGACACAATTCAAGAAACTGCATGCCGCATAAAAGGTGAAGGAGGATTTTGAGGAGTGATGGAAGTCCAAAAGAAAGGATGCTGCTGATTAAGCAGTACAAAGCCCACGTACTTCCGCTTTTGCTTATTAGCCCTTAATATGCTTATTAACCCTTCTCAAACCAGCAGGGTAATGGGAGCTGGCCTCCTGGAAGACATCTGTgatggtgttttttctttggaaagtggaggaaagaggggaattTCAGACTTCTGGCCAGGATGTCAAGGCTGCAAAATAACTCCTCTGTTGTGAGTGAGTCCAGTTAAGACCTGGTTTGAATTTGGAAGAGCAAAAATATATGGCAAATCAAGCAGCACTGGGGGAtgagggggaggagaaaatAGTGCGGTTCGGCCAAATGTTTCCAAAACCCCAAGGAAAGTTAGTCATTAGTGAAAGCTAGCAAGTTCCTGTGCTTATTGGACCTGCTGGCTGAGCTCCACTTCAACACATAGCCTGTCCCTGCCCTGTGCTAGGAAAAGCAGGGTGCATTTGTAAGGCAGTTGTGACAGtctcctctcccccacccctccaCCTACTGTGTTAATCAGGGGGGATCTTGGGGCCTGTCTCCACCCTCAGGGACCTGGGGAAGCACTGTTGCGCTTCGGCTGTGGCCTGCCTTTCTTGGGGctgcttatttctttttgaagagcTTGCGGAAGGAGCTCCGGAAACCCCCCTTGGGCTCGTGCCGTGGGTTGTGGTCGCTGAAGGATGTTTGCTCATTGTCATCCTTCTGGCAGAACCTGGTGTTGTCTTCTGCATGGAGCTCCTAAAAGGGAAAAGACAATTTAACCAGCATTTGAAACCTCACATCCTtgcccccttctctctctctctctgtgctaGGAGGGACCTGGTGGGTGAGGAGGTGCTGGTAAGGCTGTGAGACAACGGGTCACTTGGGCCTCATCAACATTGGTACCTCTGCAGAGAGCTCGTTGCTGGCTCTGATGCTGAGGCAGTGGCATAGGAGTGGAGGGATAAGTATTGTTGGAGGGAACTGGAACTGGAGCCTTCCTTGCTAAGTTTGTTGTTTAGGAGGAATTTACTAGCCCCTCTTTCCAAGAAAGGAGCAAGCCAGCGTGGGGAGTTGAAGAAACTTCCTCCCCTGTCCTTGCTTATGAACTCTGATTATCCTAGGGCAGGGAGGCTTCAGGCTTCTTGAGCTGATAGCGTGTGAAAGACTCTTCTGTTGGCTCTGGTGCTGCCTGGTTTTACACCTGGTCTGGAAGAAGGCTCCTTTAGCACACACACCACGTGGTAAATGAGCCACTAAAAGATCTTTCCCCCTTTCAGGAGAATGCCGAGTTCCTCTCAGCAAGGCTCCGCACAagttccttttctccagatctGCCAACCACTGCCATGGTGGTCTCCTTTGTTCTATGGGAGAGAACTTATCCTGCAGTTCTGAACTAGCTCCACATATGCACTCTGCTGGAGGAGGGTGTTTCTCCAGGAAGAGCTGAGAGAACTAGCTAAGCACCTCACAGCATCCTCGGCCTTTTCCCCAGGAGTATGAAGGGCACCTTCCCCCAACTATGACAGCTCAAAACTGGCTTTGAACAGGCACTGCACACTACAGAAACATTGTTCCTGCAAGACCTGGTGTCCCTGGAGGGCTCGAGTGCCACCTGCCAGGCCAGTGCTTGTCTGAGGGACGTGATTGCTGGGCACTGGTTTCACACAGACTTTAGCATGACTCTGTGATCCACACAACAAACACAggtgaaataaaacacatgGACCAGATCCTTGCTGGTGTAAATGGGCAGAGTTTGGCTGACTCATGCTGGtttacaccagctgaggatTGGATAGTAAATCCATTGGTTTTCTTAACCCAGCACTCCTCACAGCAGGGGGAAAGGCACCTTTTAACTGGGTGCCACCCTGTAGCACTAATTTTGAACAGCTTTGTGCATACTTAGTTACCCTGATCTGATAAAACATTTACTTGTAGGGGAAGTCCAGCGACAGCCAGAGACACAAGAGAGGCTAAGCTTCTCCCTCAGCCAGCTGCGTGCCTCAAGCCCATATTTGTCCCTAGGGAAGATGTGTATGGAAAGGAGCTGTCTTGCCCCTCCCTTGGGCATGTACATTGTGATGAGGACTTCGAATGTGTGGACTTGGAAGCTATTTTTGCATGTTCTGCTCTAACTGTATCTCAGATctttccactgctgctgcttctgcacctccatgtgctttttttttttttttctgtcctcctATTTATGCCTCCTTACTTCCAAGAAGCTCTGTTTTTCACCCGCTCCTCTCTGTGGGGGGAAGTAGCTCCTTTGGGAGCTTCTAGATGAGGCTGAGATCATGTGAGGCTGGacatttctctcctgcttctgctgcagccgGCTCCCACTGCTGCTCCGTGTGCTGTAGAGTCTGGTGCTCACACCCTCAGCGCTCCTTGGCAGCTCCTTCAGAGACCTGCTCAGCTGCTTGCCTTTGCTGTGGAACATCTCACGCTTGTAAGTACTGCTGCTTACGGGAGTGCAGCTCTTAGGCAGTGGCTGTAAAGCATGTTCTGTCCTCTCTGGTTCTGATGTGAAGTTAACAGGCCTAAGGAAGCAAATGTCTAAGCTGGACTCGGAAGAGGCTGGGGAGCAATTCTCAAATAGAGCGAGGTTTTGGAAGGCATCATCTTCATAGGGGCCTGGCAGGGTAAAAACCTCCCCAGGGTAGTCAAATTCTTCATAGCTTGGTGCAAAATTCCTTCCATCCTGTAGCAGTTCCACAGAGGTCCTGATGGTTCTCTCAGTGTTTCCCACTGCATCAGCTGGTGGTGCTTCATACTCCATTTCAGGGATGGATTGTAAGGGGGCTGTCAGAGCCTTGAGTTCCTGCTCTGTGAGCTGAGAGGATGCAAGGATGTTCTCTGGCCTCTcgtgttttctgctttccatttccCAGTCAGGGGGCTTCACAGGCTGGATATTCTCCATTACGGTTGGCTGGGGTTTCTTCTGGGGCATcaaatgccttaaaaataagaaaaataaacaaaacaaaaaaccagaaGGAAGTGGAATACTAGAGGATGACTGAGAAACATCATGAAAAGCTCCCTCTCTCCttgctcccccagccccattcTCTTGCTTTTAAGGCCAAAAGGTATTTTCATATCTTGGAGAACAGTTACAGAGCTGCTACTAATAAAAATTGTCTGGCTGGGTTAGCAGGAGCGAATTTGCAGGAATAGAACTGCTTATCCCGTAGCTTTGGCTGGCTTTTGTTCTCTACACCATGAAATGAATAGAAACTGAGATGAGAAGCCAACTGCTCCCTCTGTCCATCTGCATTTTGGATTTTTACTTCCCTTTCTGTAATGTAGGGGTTATGTCTTACTTTCCTGTGGTCTGATTGTCTTTTCAGGTGGACAGTGTTCCTTGCTTCTGTAGGGTAACTCTGTCCCTAGAAGTGTGTCAGGAGTTCTTAGAGGCCTGGCACCCTCCATGTGTTCCAGGTAAGTCAGCAGAGAGAACTACATTGGATGAGGTATTAGGTGCAAGATGTCTTGAATGAGCCCTGTGTGTCTTGAATTAATCTTGTGTCTTTTTTAACCCATTTGTATTGTATCTTGCGGTAGAGTCCCATCATTCAGTGATGGTGCATCATTCAATGAAGCCTAGGTCTCAGGTCCTGTTTTCTAGCTCTTGTAATGTGACAGTGAATAATGCAGAGTGTTACTATGGCCGCTGCTGCCAGGCCTACACAAATACACGTCCTTCCTGGTACGCTGCTAACTAAGCTAGCAAGAGCACTGACAGCCCCAGGTGGagctctgaaatgttttctgcttgtaAGCCACATGGTGGTGGATAGCAGGAAGGAGCCAGCCCTTCTTCTCTCTGTGCATACAGAGGGAGTACTCTTGATAATGACAGTCTGTAACTGTCTGGTGTCACTGGCATTGTATGGGTGAAGAGTATTCAGCCTACTTTGAAAGTCTTCTACTAGGACAATAGGCTTACGGGGTTGTCGTGCCAGGGGAAGGTGCTGGTGGGAATGACTGTATTGTCTCTTCAGAGTGGATCCCGCTGTCCCGGATAGATGCTGCACTTGGTGTTGGAGAAACCTCTTGGCTCGTACACTGGGATGTGAGACCTTTGTATAGCTTCACCAAGGATGACCTGAGGGAGGAGAAATCCATCGTCGTGCTAAGAAATAAGGCAGGGAATGAGCACGAgcatgtagaatcatagaaaacagggctgggagggaccttaaaattCCCATTGACCTCTTCCCACCCCAAGGAAGGACCCAGTCTACCTAGTCTGTCCCAGACACTATGGCATCCTGCTTTCTATCCTGTTCTTGATGCCTCTCCTATtagcagtccctccccagcagtctgctccagccctttgccACCCTCCATATCTGGAAACTTCCCTTGAAGTTTGATCTTGTCCTACTCCTTCCCCAGTGAAACATCACAAGGAGCAAAGGCAACTAGATTTTGATTTTAGTAAAAAGTCTTGATTTCAGGGAAATCTTCTGAACTACAACTTGAGAATCCACATTCAGGGACACTTCTATCACAGTTCATCTCAAACAGATTATGGGAGGTTTTTGTTTCTCCCACTTCGTTCCCCCAGTAAAATAAGATAATACTATTCTTTCTCAGTCATAACCTATGAGGGCTTCAGGCAACAGCCTTGGCATTCACCAGGGCCGCAGGCTGCCACAGCATCTAAGTTCATATGTGTCCTCCCACTGGGGAGTGATTTCGTGATCAGCATAAGGAAGCAAATGTTCGTATGAAGCACATGGCTGCTATGCTTAGAAGGATTAAAgtgattttccttttactctCCAAGTTAGAAAGAAGGGCCCACCCCAAATCTGACCTCAGTTTGGAGGGCAAGTGCCAACATTGGGCCTTCTCTAGCATTATATGCAAAgggatttgttttatttcaacagaGCAATCTGCCTGTTGATCTTGCCTGGACTTAATCCCTGTGCTTCCAGGCTTCCCCCACACCTCCCTTTCCCTAGTAATAGAGAGAATGAGCTGATGTTGTGCTtacttcttcagctttttcctcttctgtataAGCAGGTCTTCATTGCATTGGAAGAGGAGGCTATAGTGTGAGATGAAAACCCGGAGGCGCTGCACACACACCAGCAGCAGATAATAGTCAGGATGCTCTTGCTCCGTGAACTTCAGGACATTCTGAGGCACAGAGGAGAGCAGGTGGTTTGGATGGTGTCCTAACCCTTTCTGGGGAGAAGGTGCTTTTGGGACCATGGATTAATATTTACACACAGTATATATTAGTAGGCACGCATCCTACTACTCCAGTGCAAATACACAAGTAACCACTGTAAATGTAATCATGGGATGTGAGGGTGATGTACTGGTTGACTTTGGCATTGGATAGATAAACCAGTCTCTTGTTTtcaaagggctttttttctgtttcatctgcCTTATCTGAAGCGTTTTTGTACAATTCAGATAACCTTCCTGTGCACCAGAACTCTTCATCAGCAAGCTCCGTGTAGGAAAGGTTGTTGGGCCCTAGGAGCCTCAGTCTCCAAGCTAAGAGGCATGTGGACCACTCAGCAAAGCCATCTCTGCTACAGGAGTTAGGTCAGAGCTCATAGTAGATGTGCCCCATCTCTGGCCTCCTGTTCTCTCAAGGCAACAGGCAGCAGAGCTTTCAGCTTCCCAGGGGACAAAAGTTGGTTCTCACGGGCCAAATGGAGAAACTGGCAAACAGTAGCAAGCTTCAGgtgaaaatgatgaaaattaagCCATTCTCAGCTGGCTTTCCCTTtcaaagttttttgttttggtttttttttttttgtcagaaagcCCACTGGGTACCTGTACAGACCTGAATAACAGCTGAGTTTAAAGTCACATGTTGTGATAGGAGTTCAACAAGACAGTTTCCATCCTGGGGCCCTACCTGTAGATGAATAAGGTATTCAGGGATTCGCTGGACTATATGGAAAAACAGAATGTAGAGATCAGACTTGATTTCTTCTTCTAcctgaaacaaagaaagcaacTTCAGAGTCTCTCCCACCCATAAAACATGTCCGCTTCCAAATGGGTCCAGAGTTTTATGAGTAGTTATGCTGTCAGCAGTGATAGCAGTTCACAGGAGCACACCACTAAAGTGGCAGCTGTGTATAACAAGAGATGGGTCTTTATCTTGCTTCTGGAAGGGATATTTGCAACTCCTTCCCCCACCTACACTAGTCCTAAGGATGAAATTCCTTAGGTTGGGGATTACCTACAAGGGACACTGAGCCGAAGTAGGAGTGAATGTTTAAAGTGCACTAGTTAAGTCTCATTGAAACTCCAGGTAGGTACTATTGTTGAGAATGAAGTTCTTGGTTTAGGCCCAAATGAGTTGAAAAATGTGATTGACTTCTAAATTAAGATGTCCTGGAAGTGAGCTAGTGTGGTTAGTTATTGCACTTTAAAactacatttatattttactttcctaGTTTGAAACAATAATCAAGGGTGTGAGACCAAATACTTGAAGCTGAACAGTAGAGACTGTTTTCTCTCTAAAGCACTTACAGCCTCACTCTTAGTCTCCCTGTTTGGTTGAGTCCTTCACTTTCCAGGAGACACTATTTGCCTGGGACAGGTGTGAGTAGCATGTCCTTTCTGGGAGGTTTAATCTGAGACACTATTTTATGTCACAGCAGAAGCATAGCCTTGGTTACAAAGAGTGATGAACATGTTAAAGCTGCCTTTCATAGGTGCATATCAGCCATAGCAACGTTTGGGAAACTGGGATTTAACAGAACAAGTGGATTGGCAGGAGAGTCCTGTTGTGGGCTGGCATAACAGGAAGAGCTTGCATCCAGGCTTGCATGTTGCCTTTAAGTGTTTGTGAAGTGGGCAGGAAGTTTACCTCCTTCAGGATCACCACATGGATCAGAGATATGCATTCAGGCAGGTCCCTCAGGTAAGCAACATAGTAGTCCAGAAAATTATtcttacaaaaggaaaaaaaaaaaaagaaaaaataggtattttcaGTCACAGAGCCAGCTAGaacaagaaattcttcattcaCCACCATGATTCCTGGGAGCTTATCAGTGCAGCAGAGCTGTTAACTGTGTGAAGCTTTCAGGGCTTGGGACGTCTCAAGAAAGGCTGTTTAGTAAGATGTGTTTAGCCTTTGAGCACAGCGTATAAAGCTTTATAGCAGATGGGAGGGGTGGAGAGGCTAGGGAGGAAGAAGCTTTTCTTATTTAAGACTATAAAGCATCAGATGAGTTTTTACACATCCTTTCAGGAGGTCCCACTGCTTACCAGGGGTTGGCCAGACCTCTAccctgaggaggaggagctgtTTTACTTTGGGCAACAAGCCATATAGGATAAGGGCCCTGCCCACCCACTTGTCATAACTCTGAGCAAAGTGCGTTGGGGAAGGGCAACATAAGAAATAAGCTCTTTTCACACCCTCGCTGTGAATACTGACATCCAAGCTGTCAAGGCTCCAGTGTGGCTCCTGCAACCAAGTCTATGTCTCTTGCATTTCTTATAGTGCTGTGCTATGTGGCTGCATGTTTCCAGGGTCTGGCAGGTGTGCCCTCTTATCAACCAAGGACTGGAACAAAGGGGCTACCATGCA harbors:
- the ARHGEF33 gene encoding rho guanine nucleotide exchange factor 33 isoform X1; amino-acid sequence: MDSNKKEGETENVPVSTPATQISQLQALASELKAGFTEAMQELSRIQHGEYALEEKVKSCRCAMEEKVAEMKNSLNTFKEELSDAKSMIEEISAKQEEMQQKIEQLQQEKRRESRKVKAKRAQKDDHGSQTVPTALQGSPFRSINLPEPVLINEDFTSLLHNVTYEKVSDTRIMPLGEGGVKVIAGPGASIETDDSLKPSLATEGQSKMHLPSTVWKQPKDTKDWGDEYISKEQPERGKDMGQSRYSSTDNIICEPSLAAKRQNIALELLESERKYVINLSLILKIKATLQGPDVKRSTKERSFFPNSLRYLVQQHVDLLHALQERVLSWPRQGILGDIFLKLTNDENNFLDYYVAYLRDLPECISLIHVVILKEVEEEIKSDLYILFFHIVQRIPEYLIHLQNVLKFTEQEHPDYYLLLVCVQRLRVFISHYSLLFQCNEDLLIQKRKKLKNTTMDFSSLRSSLVKLYKGLTSQCTSQEVSPTPSAASIRDSGIHSEETIQSFPPAPSPGTTTPHLMPQKKPQPTVMENIQPVKPPDWEMESRKHERPENILASSQLTEQELKALTAPLQSIPEMEYEAPPADAVGNTERTIRTSVELLQDGRNFAPSYEEFDYPGEVFTLPGPYEDDAFQNLALFENCSPASSESSLDICFLRPVNFTSEPERTEHALQPLPKSCTPVSSSTYKREMFHSKGKQLSRSLKELPRSAEGVSTRLYSTRSSSGSRLQQKQERNVQPHMISASSRSSQRSYFPPQRGAGEKQSFLEELHAEDNTRFCQKDDNEQTSFSDHNPRHEPKGGFRSSFRKLFKKK
- the ARHGEF33 gene encoding rho guanine nucleotide exchange factor 33 isoform X3, which translates into the protein MQELSRIQHGEYALEEKVKSCRCAMEEKVAEMKNSLNTFKEELSDAKSMIEEISAKQEEMQQKIEQLQQEKRRESRKVKAKRAQKDDHGSQTVPTALQGSPFRSINLPEPVLINEDFTSLLHNVTYEKVSDTRIMPLGEGGVKVIAGPGASIETDDSLKPSLATEGQSKMHLPSTVWKQPKDTKDWGDEYISKEQPERGKDMGQSRYSSTDNIICEPSLAAKRQNIALELLESERKYVINLSLILKIKATLQGPDVKRSTKERSFFPNSLRYLVQQHVDLLHALQERVLSWPRQGILGDIFLKLTNDENNFLDYYVAYLRDLPECISLIHVVILKEVEEEIKSDLYILFFHIVQRIPEYLIHLQNVLKFTEQEHPDYYLLLVCVQRLRVFISHYSLLFQCNEDLLIQKRKKLKKSSLVKLYKGLTSQCTSQEVSPTPSAASIRDSGIHSEETIQSFPPAPSPGTTTPHLMPQKKPQPTVMENIQPVKPPDWEMESRKHERPENILASSQLTEQELKALTAPLQSIPEMEYEAPPADAVGNTERTIRTSVELLQDGRNFAPSYEEFDYPGEVFTLPGPYEDDAFQNLALFENCSPASSESSLDICFLRPVNFTSEPERTEHALQPLPKSCTPVSSSTYKREMFHSKGKQLSRSLKELPRSAEGVSTRLYSTRSSSGSRLQQKQERNVQPHMISASSRSSQRSYFPPQRGAGEKQSFLEELHAEDNTRFCQKDDNEQTSFSDHNPRHEPKGGFRSSFRKLFKKK
- the ARHGEF33 gene encoding rho guanine nucleotide exchange factor 33 isoform X2, encoding MDSNKKEGETENVPVSTPATQISQLQALASELKAGFTEAMQELSRIQHGEYALEEKVKSCRCAMEEKVAEMKNSLNTFKEELSDAKSMIEEISAKQEEMQQKIEQLQQEKRRESRKVKAKRAQKDDHGSQTVPTALQGSPFRSINLPEPVLINEDFTSLLHNVTYEKVSDTRIMPLGEGGVKVIAGPGASIETDDSLKPSLATEGQSKMHLPSTVWKQPKDTKDWGDEYISKEQPERGKDMGQSRYSSTDNIICEPSLAAKRQNIALELLESERKYVINLSLILKIKATLQGPDVKRSTKERSFFPNSLRYLVQQHVDLLHALQERVLSWPRQGILGDIFLKLTNDENNFLDYYVAYLRDLPECISLIHVVILKEVEEEIKSDLYILFFHIVQRIPEYLIHLQNVLKFTEQEHPDYYLLLVCVQRLRVFISHYSLLFQCNEDLLIQKRKKLKKSSLVKLYKGLTSQCTSQEVSPTPSAASIRDSGIHSEETIQSFPPAPSPGTTTPHLMPQKKPQPTVMENIQPVKPPDWEMESRKHERPENILASSQLTEQELKALTAPLQSIPEMEYEAPPADAVGNTERTIRTSVELLQDGRNFAPSYEEFDYPGEVFTLPGPYEDDAFQNLALFENCSPASSESSLDICFLRPVNFTSEPERTEHALQPLPKSCTPVSSSTYKREMFHSKGKQLSRSLKELPRSAEGVSTRLYSTRSSSGSRLQQKQERNVQPHMISASSRSSQRSYFPPQRGAGEKQSFLEELHAEDNTRFCQKDDNEQTSFSDHNPRHEPKGGFRSSFRKLFKKK